A stretch of Geotrypetes seraphini chromosome 2, aGeoSer1.1, whole genome shotgun sequence DNA encodes these proteins:
- the LOC117354852 gene encoding leucine-rich repeat-containing protein 14-like, producing the protein MEAGLQNFSTQIARLQSLKELNLGSSRLSGRLRQLLGGLQKPLESLELAFCYLLPSDLTFLCQSFHASSLKKLDLSGNNLCEPLLQPFQLLLKEASANLLHLDIMECKLMDSHLGALLPMLGRCTRLRYLGVFCNPISTRGLKTLLQSTLPLSELCLVIYPYPVDCYSESLPWPTSSSSFLDSSFDPQKLLRVHAELQQLLVQGQRTNVTWSTDMYQHKTLDYLSL; encoded by the coding sequence ATGGAAGCTGGCCTGCAGAACTTTTCCACCCAGATAGCCAGGCTGCAAAGTCTCAAGGAGCTGAACTTGGGCTCCTCCAGGCTTTCAGGAAGACTGAGACAGTTGCTTGGTGGTTTGCAGAAGCCTCTGGAAAGCTTGGAGTTGGCCTTCTGTTACCTTCTGCCCTCGGACTTGACTTTCCTCTGTCAAAGTTTCCATGCTTCCTCCCTGAAGAAATTGGATCTTAGTGGCAACAACCTGTGCGAACCTCTCCTGCAGCCTTTCCAGCTCCTGCTAAAGGAAGCATCAGCAAACCTGCTGCACCTGGACATCATGGAATGTAAACTGATGGACTCCCACCTGGGCGCCCTACTGCCCATGCTTGGCCGCTGCACTCGCTTACGGTACCTGGGCGTCTTCTGCAATCCAATCTCAACGCGGGGGCTGAAGACGCTGCTTCAGAGCACTCTGCCCCTGTCAGAGCTATGCCTGGTCATCTACCCCTACCCGGTGGATTGTTACAGCGAGAGTCTGCCGTGGCCCACTTCCTCCTCCAGCTTCCTGGACAGCTCCTTTGATCCGCAAAAACTCTTGCGGGTACATGCTGAACTTCAGCAGCTGCTGGTGCAGGGCCAGCGGACAAATGTGACCTGGAGCACCGACATGTACCAGCACAAAACCCTTGACTATCTGAGTCTGTAA